TTAGCCATTGATATGTTCCTCCTTTTGGTCTAATGACCCCTAGTCTTTGCAAGGGGTAAGTGAGGTTTGCTCACAATAAACTATTATACTAGAAAAACTGATAGATAGCAAGATAAAAGTGAAAAAAGAAGATGAAATTATCTTCTTTTTACTAGTTTATGGTTTGATACGGTGCAACATACGTGGGAATGGAATAGCTTCACGGATGTGTTTTGTACCTGCTGCGAAAGTGACCATACGTTCAATACCGATACCAAATCCACCATGTGGTACTGTACCATATTTACGAAGGTCAAGGTAAAATTCATACTCTGTACGATCCATTCCAAGTTCTTCCATTTTAGCAACAAGAGCATCGTAGTCTTCCTCACGCATAGAACCACCGATGATTTCTCCATATCCTTCTGGTGCGAGCAAATCTGCACAAAGCACGCGCTCTGGATTTCCAGGAACTGGTTTCATGTAGAAGGCCTTGATGGCTGCTGGGTAGTTCATAACAAATGTTGGCACACCAAAGTGGTTTGAAATCCATGTTTCGTGTGGTGAACCAAAGTCATCGCCATGCTCAAGATGCTCGTAGTCAGCATCTTCATCATTTTCATGCTCTTGCAAAAGGTCAATGGCTTGATCGTAAGTGATGCGTTTGAATGGCTCTGCAATGTAGCGTTTCAAGAGCTCTGTATCACGTTCCAAGGTTTCCAAGGCTTGAGGTGCACGGTCAAGAACACCTTGAAGAAGGGCTTTTACGTAAGCTTCTTGCAAGTCAAGTGACTCATCATGTGTCAAGTAAGAGTACTCCGCATCCATCATCCAGAACTCAGTCAAGTGACGGCGTGTTTTTGATTTTTCAGCACGGAATACTGGACCAAAGTCAAAGACACGACCAAGAGCCATAGCCCCTGCTTCTAGGTAAAGCTGACCTGATTGACTCAAGTAGGCTGGTGTTCCAAAGTAGTCTGTTTCAAAGAGTTCTGTTGAATCTTCAGCCGCGTTTCCTGAAAGAATTGGGCTATCAAATTTCATGAAGCCGTTCTTGTCGAAAAACTCATAAGTTGTATAGATGATAGCGTTACGGATTTGCATCACCGCTACTTGCTTGCGAGAGCGGAGCCACAAGTGACGGTTGTCCATCAAGAAGTCTGTTCCGTGTTCTTTTGGTGTGATTGGGTAATCTTGAGATTCACCGATCACTTCGATGTCTGTGATATCGAGCTCATAGCCAAACTTAGAACGTTCGTCTTCTTTGACAATTCCTGTCACATAAACAGAAGTTTCTTGGCTCAATCGTTTGATGACATCAAACTTCTCAAGTCCCACTTCCTCACCGAACTTTTCAATAAAGTTTGGTTTAAAGGCAACTCCTTGGAAGAAGGCTGTCCCATCACGCAATTGCAAGAAGGCAATTTTCCCTTTTCCAGATTTGTTGGCAACCCAGGCTCCGATGGTCACTTCTTGACCAACGTAGTCTTTTACATCGATAATTGTTACACGTTTTGTCATAATCTATCTTCCTTTTTTCGTTTAACTTGTCCGAAGACATCATTACCCACTATTTTACCATAAATGGACTGTGATAGCTAGGTTCTACTAGAGAAAAATCGCGAGATTTTCGTTACAAAAAATCTTCGCTAAAAAGGCGAAGATTCTAAGTTTTATTTTTCCATAAACTGGTGCAAACGACGAATAGCTTCTTTTAATGTGTCCAAGTCTGTGGCATAGCTGAGACGAACATTTTCTGGTGCTCCAAATCCAGCTCCTGTAATCAAGGCAAGGCCGACTTCTTCGAGAATAGCCGTTGTAAACTCTGTCACATCGGTATAACCCTTCATTTCCATCGCTTTTTTAACATTTGGGAAAAGATAGAAGGCACCTTGGGGCTTGACAACTTCAAATCCTGGGACTTGGCACAAGAGAGGATAAATGGTATTCAACCGTTCCTCAAATGCTTGACGCATGGTTTCAACAGAGTCTTGCGGTCCAGTTAGGGCTTCAATGGTAGCATATTGTGATACAGCAGTCAGGTTGGAGGTCGTTTGTCCTGTTAGTTTGCTCATGGCAGCAATAATTTCAGGATTTCCCACAGCATAACCTACCCGCCAACCAGTCATGGCATAGGCCTTAGATACACCGTTAATCACGATGGTTTGCTTGCGAATGGCTTCTGACAGACTAGAAATTGGAACAAATTCGTTCCCGTTATAAACCAAACGACCATAAATATCATCTGCTAAGATAAGGACATCATGCGCAACAGCCCAATTTCCGATAGCCAAGAGTTCCTCACGAGAGTAAATCATACCGGTCGGATTCGATGGTGAATTGAGAACTAAGATCTTGGTCTTATCTGTTCGCGCTGCTTCTAGCTGCTCTACTGTTACTTTAAAGTGATTGTCTTCCTTTGCCTGGACAAAGACTGGCACTCCTTCTGCCATTTTGACCTGGTCTCCATAGCTGACCCAGTATGGTGTAGGGATAATGACTTCATCACCTGGATTGACCACAGCCATAAAGAAGGTGTAGAGAGAGAACTTAGCACCAGTGGCAAAGGTAACCTCGTTGGCTGCAACAGAATACCCATAATAGCGTTCAAAATAGGTATTAACCGCCGCTTTTAACTCTGGTAGGCCTGAAGCAACTGTATAAAAGGAAGCTCGTCCATCTCGAATCGCTTCTACCGCTGCATCCTGAATGTTTTCAGGAGTATGAAAATCAGGCTGTCCCAAGGTTAAGAAAAGAACATCCTTTCCCTGAGCTTTTAATGCTTTGGCTCTTGCATCACTAGCTAGAGTGATGCTTTCTTCCATTTCTAGTACACGTTTGGATAGTTTCATATGCCCTCCTTATTGGATCACTGCTCCTGTTTCAAAGTCAACCAGATAGTACTGTTTTCCTGACTTAACTTCCCAAATCGGCTTGTCCTGATAGCGACCAAAAGTAATCTTGTCAATGTCGCTAGCTCCTTTTTCCCTCGAAATCGTCGCTGCCTTGTCTTGAGAAATCCCTTTATCAAGCTGATAAACATAAATCTTGTGGTCATTCTTTTCAATCAGTACGGCAATGGCCTCTTGCTTTTTATTATGTCCTAAAACGCTGTAATAACCTTCTAGTCCATTATAAAAATCAACCTGATCTGCCTTTTCCAATTCTGCATACTGCTTGGCTAGTTTTTCTCCCTCAACTCTAGCATCTTGATAGGGTTTCATGCTGAGTGATATCAGATAAAGGAAGGAAGTGGTCATGACTAGTACTACCAGAGCAATGCCGATTCCATACTGTAAAAGTAGCTTGTTTTTTGCTTTTTTCTGTCTTAGTTTCACTCGTCTATTTTACCATCTCTCCTTCTTTATTACAAGTGAAGACGGGAACATTCTAAGATTCTTTTCCTATAAAATATAAGTTCTTGTTTTTCTCTCTCATTATTGATAAAATAGCCTTATGAAACAATATTTGAAAGAGAAAATTTCCGATAATCAACTAGACTTAAAAACGGCTATCGTCCTCAATAAAGCCATACGAACTTTTAAACCATATGAAGCCAAGGCTGCTAAAGAACACGGGCTAACACCCACCCAATTTTCAGTTTTGGAAACCCTCTATAGCAAGGGGGAACTACGCATTCAGGATTTGATTGAAAAAATGTTGGCCACTTCTGGAAACATGACTGTTGTCATTCGAAATATGGTTCGAGATGGATGGATTTCTAGAACTTGCGACCCCAAGGATCGTCGCTCCTTTTTCCTGAAATTAACACCTGCAGGACGCAGAAAAATCGAGGAGGTTCTTCCTGACCATATCGATTCGATTGTAGAAGCACTCAGCATCTTGGAAGATGGCGAAAAGGAAGACTTAATCCAGATTTTAAAAAAATTTAAAAATTTGTGAGCAAAATTATTGCTAATTAGTATCATTTGTTGTAACATGGATGGTAACAAAAGAGTTCGCTCTTTGAATTTTAAACTAAAGGAGACACATCATGTCTAAAAAAGTATTATTTATCGTCGGTTCACTACGCCAAGGTTCTTTCAACCACCAAATGGCCCTCGAAGCTGAAAAAGCACTTGCTGGAAAAGCAGAAGTTAGCTATCTTGATTACTCAGCTGTTCCTCTCTTCAGCCAAGATTTGGAAGTTCCAACTCATCCAGCTGTAGCTGCTGCTCGTGAAGCAGTCCTTGCTGCGGATGCTATCTGGATCTTCTCTCCAGTCTACAACTTCTCTATCCCTGGAACAGTGAAAAACTTGCTTGACTGGCTCTCTCGCGCCATTGACTTGTCTGATACACGTGGTGCTTCTGCCCTCCAAGACAAGTTTGTTACTGTCTCATCTGTAGCCAATGCTGGTCACGATCAACTCTTTGCTATTTACAAAGACCTCTTGCCATTTATCCGTACACAAGTCGTTGGTGATTTTACAGCTGCTCGTGTCAATGACTCTGCTTGGGCAGACGGAAAATTGGTGTTAGAAGAAGCAACTGCTTCATCACTTGCAAAACAAGCGGACGACCTTCTTGTAGCCATCAACTAATCTAGCAAAAACCAGCTCGAATGAGCTGGTTTTATGCTTGTTTCACAAAGACGAGTTCTAAATCACTTGATAAATCAGGTCGGTAGTCAAAGCCGGCAAAGCGGAGCTTGCGAGCTTGTTCGACTGTATGGACTTGCCCCTCTATCAAGGCGGTTAAAAAGGCACCACGGGCTTTTTTTGAAATGGTTGAGTGGATTTTCAGCTGGCCTGCCTTGTCCTCCATAAATTTGAAGGTCACTATCTTTTCTCTAATTTCCTTCGAAAATACGGTTTCAAACTCTGATGATAGGAGTGAGAATATCAAATCCTCATCCTCTAGTGCCTCATCGTAGGCTGACTTCCAATGACTCTTTAAAGTCTTCCCAGCAACTTTTAACTTCATCAAGAAGTCCAAACGGTGAGGAGCCATGGGCGACAAGGCGGGGACAACACCGTATAAAGCCGAGGTAATTAGGACATGATTTTCAAGATAGGTTTGTTCAGCCTTGGTTAACTCATCTCGTTTGATGTGACGATACATGAGACCATCGAAAAGTTTCAAGGCTGGATAATGTTTAGCCCTGTGATCTTTTAAAGCTTGAATATGAGCGTACTCTTCTTCTGCTTTCTCGGCAGATACCTTATAAAAAGTCTCTAATTCACTGGCTGAGTAGTGCGCCAGTGAGTCAAGGACTACCTGACTTTCTTCCCTCAAGGGGAGCGCTTCGATACAAGGATGGTCTGTGTTCATTTCTTTTGCTGTTGGGATTAAAATTTTCATATTGTTAGTGTAGCATATTTTTCAACCACGACCAAGAATTTCATCTTAAAAACCTCGGTTCACACCGAGGTTTCTCTGTTTATTTTGGCCATCCTAACCAGATAGCCACGAGAACAAGGGCTGTGCCAGCTAAGCTTGTTAAGATAGATAAGAATTTATCTTTTTTCTCCTTGAACTGAGAAAACCTATTTTTATACTCAATGAAAATCAAAGAGCAAACTAGGAAGCTAGCCGCAGGCAGTACTTGAGTACGGCAAGGCGACGCTGACGTAGTTTGAATTTGATTTTCGAAGAGTATTATTGTACTTTAAAGGTCTTGAGATAATTATCTTTTCCAACTTGACCTTCAAAGGATTGCCCATTTTCAAGGTAAGGAAGGTCGTCTGACACGGAAGCCTTGACTTTATAAATCTTGCCATCAACTTTGAAGAAGTAGACGGTGTCACCCTTGATAACAGCTGATTTAAGGTCTGAAACCACTCCCTTGATGTTTTCTACCGTTTCATTATCCAGCTCGAGGTCGTTTTTATTGGCATATTTGCTGAGGAGTTCATCTACTGTAGCTGCTACGATGACGTTTTGGTACTCTACTGCATCAACCAAAGCATACTCCTTGACCAAACCTGCATTGTCCTTCAATCCCATGATGTAGAGCGGTTTGTCATTGAGATTGACAAGGATAGGGAAGGTCGCCTTATAGGCTTTTTCCTGCACTGCTCCTTCTGCGGAAGCACGGGCTGATTCTTCGGTTGCTGAAGCTAGATTGTACTTGGTGATTTCACCAGTGCGCATATTTTCAAGGATAAATCCTAGATTACTTTCGTCAGCGTTGGCTGAAGTCACCCCAGTGTAGAGATAAATGTCATTTCCGATAGAAAGATAGTTATAGCCCTCGGTCGTTTGGGTAACGTTTTTCTTAGAAATCAAGGCATTCCAGAAGCCGTCTTTATACTTGCCGTTATAGTTGATTTGCTGGATGGTTTCTTCTGCTGGATAGACACGATCCACCCATTCTGGTACTTCATCCAAGCTGTATTCCTTGGTTTCTCCATTGGTGGCGTCTAAGATAATAACAGACGAAGGGCGAGGAACTCCTAGACCAAACTGCTTTTGATAAACGGTTGCTACATAGAAAGGATTGCCTTCATCATCCACCTCAAAGGAGGGCGTTTTAAAAATCTTGGTTGGGTACTTGATCCGAAGATGACGTTTGACGTCTCGGTTAAAATACTCGGAGTCTGAATACTTCATTGGCGTTTTTAAATCCACCAATTCCGCATTTCCTGTCACCATATCAACCTTGATATACTCGCCAATTCCCTTGGACTGATTATTAAACCATTTGATCGGGTCGGCATACTCCAAAGGAGTTACTCGATAAGGTTTGCCATCAACCGTCAGCTGGGTATAAGTATCTGCTGCTACGTACTGGGAGACCTTATCCGTCAGAGAGCCTAGATAACGATCTCCAATCTTCTCTGCAGTGCTCCGATCTAGGATTGGAACCTTACTGGTATCACTCTTAGGAAAATCTTTAAAATCTTTTTCTGTGATAGACACCACATTAGCATAATTTTTTGCTTGGAAAAAGCTAGAGGTTACTAGGCTTACCAGACCAGCAAGGGCAAAAATGATAGCTGCAGTCAGAAACAATCCTCTACTAAGTTTGGTAAAAAGGAATCCTTCTAGATTGAGATCTTTGGTAGCCTTGCCATGGCGTAGGTGAACAGTTTTGAGGAGATTGGTATCCTTGCGGAAACTAAACAAAATCCCCATCACCACCAAATGCCCACAGAGAAAGAAGATGAATTCCCAACTAGTCAGATTGAAGGGTGGTAAAAATATATACCAGGTCGTTGCGATAAAAACAAGTTCAAATAGTATGCGTTTCATCTGAATTCCTCCTAAATAATCCGTCCTTCCAAATGATCCAGTTCATGTTGGCAGATCTGAGCTGGAAAACCTGTTAACGTAATGGTCTGTTCCTGCCACTTACTATCTCGATAGGAAACCGTAATCGTTTCATAACGAGTTGTTGATCGCACCCCAGTCAAGGACAAACACCCTTCCTCTGTCTCGTAAGGTCCTATGTAGGAAAGGAGAACGGGATTAAACATAACCATGGGAACCAAGCCAAGATTAAAGATAATGACACGCTTCTGCACACCAATCATATTGGCCGCTAGACCGACACAGGTCTCGCGATTAGCCAGCAGGGTATCCTGCAAATCCTTAGCCAGATAAAGGTCTTCCTGACTTGCAGGTTTCGAGACCTGCGACAAGAATAAGACATCTCGGACAATTTTCTTTTCCATTCTCTTACGCTCCTTACATCTTTACTTTATTATAGCACAAAAGGGGGCAACTTCTAGTCCTTTCCCTCAAATGCAAAAAAAGCCATCCGAAGATGACTTTCTTTTTAAATCGCGTTCTTATCAAGACCAAGTTTACGTTGAACAAACTTGACGATTTCGACGATAAGTATCATTGAGAAGCTTCCAGCTAGAACAATAGCCCATTGTGACAAGTCTAGTTTGGTTACGTGGAAGATACCTTCAAGTGGTTCTACAACGATGGTCGCCATCAGAAGGATGAAGGATACCAAGATGGACCAGTTAAAGGTCTTAGACTTGAATGGGCCAACTGTCAAGATGGATTGGTAAACAGACTTGACATTGTAGGCATGGAATAGTTGAATCAAACCAAGGGTTGCAAAGGCCATAGTAAGGGCATCCGCATGAATGGCATGATTGTCACCCACATGAACTGGGTAAGCAATTGCAAGTCCATAAACACTCATAACAATAGCTGCTTGGAGTACACCTTGATAGATGATAGAACTCAAAACACCACCTGAGAAGAAGCTTGACTTACGTCCACGAGGTTTGTGGGTCATAACACCTGGCTCAGCAGGTTCAACACCAAGAGCGATAGCTGGGAAGGTATCGGTTACCAAGTTGATCCACAAAAGATGAACTGGCTGCAAGACGTCCCAACCAAACAAGGTTGATAAGAAGATAGTTAATACTTCAGCAGTATTGGCAGAAAGTAAGTACTGAATAGTCTTTTGAATGTTTGAGAAGACCTTGCGTCCTTCTTCAACTGCGACGATAATGGTCGCAAAGTTATCATCTGCAAGAATCATGTCAGAAGCCCCCTTAGAAACCTCTGTACCAGTGATTCCCATACCGATACCGATATCGGCTGTTTTCAGAGCTGGCGCATCATTAACACCGTCACCTGTCATAGCAACAACCTTACCTTGTTTTTGCCAAGCCTTGACGATACGAACCTTGTGTTCTGGAGATACACGCGCGTAGACAGAGTATTGACCAACGACTTTTTCAAATTCTTCATCAGAAAGTTCGTTGAGTTCAGCACCAGTCAAGACATGGTCTTCCGAGTCATTTTCATCGATGATTCCCAAACGTTTGGCAATGGCTTCCGCTGTATCTTGGTGGTCACCAGTGATCATGATTGGACGGATTCCCGCTTCCTTAGCGACACGAACAGCTTCTGCTGCTTCGGCACGTTCAGGGTCAATCATTCCAATCAATCCAGTAAAGATCAAGTTGTTTTCAAGCTCTTCAGAAGTCAGGTTTTCTGGAATGCTGTCTACAATCTTATAAGCACCCGCAAGAACACGCAAGGCTTGGTGAGCCATTTCAGAGTTGTTTGTGTGAATTAAGTCATTAACTTTCTCATCAATCGGAGCAACATCTCCAGCCTTATCACGAGCAACACAACGTTTCAAAAGTTGGTCAGGGGCTCCCTTGACTGCTACGAGGAATTTACCATCTGGTAATGGATGAACCGTTGACATGAGTTTACGATCTGAGTCAAATGGTAACTCAGCTACACGAGGATATTGCTCTAAAAATCCTTTAACATCATAGCCCTTGTCCAAGGCATACTGGATGAAGGCTGTTTCCGTTGGATCCCCAATCAGGTTTCCTTCTGCATCAATCTTAGTATCATTAGCCAAAACAACAGAACGAAGAAGAGGCATTTCAAGACCTAGTTCAATATCATCAGCTGAATCATGTAGGACTGCATCATAGAAGACTTTTTCGACTGTCATCTTGTTCATGGTAAGCGTACCAGTCTTATCAGAAGCGATGATCTCAGTTGAACCAAGTGTTTCAACTGCTGGCAACTTACGAACGATAGAGTTTCGTTTTGCCAAAACTTGAGTACCAAGGGCAAGAACGATGGTCACGATAGCAGGAAGTCCTTCTGGGATGGCTGCAACAGCAAGCGCAACAGATGTCATCAACTCACCAAGTGGATTTTTACCTTGAATGAAGACTCCGACTACAAAAGTAACAAGGGCAATGACCAAAATTGCATAGGTCAAGACCTTAGAAAGGTTGTTCAAGTTTTGTTTGAGTGGTGTATCCGTCTCATCCGCATCTTGGAGCATGCCAGCGATATGACCCACTTCCGTGTACATACCTGTATTGACAACAACGCCAAGACCACGACCATAAGTCACATTTGAGTTTTGGAAGGCCATATTGACACGGTCACCAATACCAGCATCTGCAGAGAGCTCGACAGTCAAGTCTTTTTCGACTGGAACAGACTCACCTGTCAAGGCTGCTTCTTCAATTTTAAGAGAATTAGCTTCTAGCAAACGTAGGTCTGCTGGCACTACATCACCAGCTTCAAGGGCAACGATATCACCTGGTACCAATTCTTTGGAATCAATCTCAGCCATGTGCCCATCACGAATAACGCGAGCAGCTGGACTAGACATAGACTTGAGGGCTTCGATGGCTTCTTCTGCTTTTCCTTCTTGGTAAACACCAAAGGCAGCGTTGATGATAACCACGGCTAGGATAATGATGGCATCTGCGATATCTTCCCCACCAGAAGTTACGACTGACAAGATAGCCGCAGCAACTAGGATGATAATCATCAAATCCTTAAATTGCTCGATAAACTTGACTAGGAGAGATTTTTTCTCACCCTCTTCCAGTTCATTGCGTCCATATTCAGCTAGACGTTTCTGCGCTTCGCTTGACGAAAGACCTTGCTCAGTTGCTTCAACTGACTTCAAGACCTCTTCAGGACTTTGAGTGTAAAACGCTTGGCGTTTTTGTTCTTTTGACATGTGTCTCCTCCTTGACATTGTGTGCAAAACAAGTTCTCTTTTAGTTTTATGACAAACAAAAAGAGACCTGTTAATCATAACAAGTCTCGCTGTTTAAGATAGTGCCGGAAAACATACTTTTCAGTATACAATTCGGAATGACGACACTATCACAGGTTTCTGCCAGCTACTCCCTTGAGTAGTACTATTATATCAAAATTTGAAAAGTTTTCAAGGGTTAAAATCAGATGAAACAAGACTAAATTTGAATTTTCCCTTGAAAACCAGTATAATGGTAGAATACTATATGACTAGAAAGGAAGTCCGATGAACCAATCCATGTCAAATCTCAAATTGGCAGAACGTGGAGCCATTATCAGCATTTCGACTTACCTCCTCTTGTCTGCAGCAAAATTGGCAACTGGTCACCTCCTGCATTCTTCCAGTTTGGTGGCAGATGGTTTCAACAACGTATCTGATATTATTGGAAATGTTGCCCTCTTGATTGGGATTCGGATGGCGCGCCAGCCTGCTGACCGTGACCATCGCTTTGGTCACTGGAAAATTGAAGATTTGGCTAGCTTGATTACTTCCATCATCATGTTCTATGTTGGCTTTGATGTGCTTCGGGACACTATTCAGAAAATCCTCAGTCGAGAACAAACACCCATTGATCCTCTGGGTGCAACTCTAGGAATCATTTCGGCAGCGGTCATGTTTGCTGTTTATCTCTATAACACACGCCTCAGTAAGAAATCCAAATCCAAGGCTCTGAAGGCAGCTGCTAAGGACAATCTTTCCGATGCTGTCACCTCGCTTGGGACTTCCATTGCTATCCTAGCCAGCAGTTTCAATTATCCAATCGTGGATAAATTGGTCGCTATCATCATCACCTTCTTTATCTTAAAAACAGCCTATGATATCTTTATCGAGTCTTCCTTCAGTCTGTCAGATGGTTTTGATGACCGTCTGCTAGAGGACTATCAAAAGGCCATCATGGAGATTCCAAAGATTAGTAAGGTCAAGTCCCAAAGAGGGCGTACCTACGGTAGCAATATCTACCTTGATATCACCCTGGAAATGAATCCTGACCTATCAGTCTATGAAAGTCATGAGATTGCAGACCAGGTCGAATCCATGCTGGAAGAGCGTTTTGGAGTCTTTGATACCGATGTCCATATCGAGCCAGCTCCCATACCTGAGGACGAGATTTTAGACAATGTCTATAAAAAACTACTCATGCGTGAGCAATTGATTGACCAAGGAAATCAGCTAGAAGAACTCCTTGCTGAGGACTTTCTCTATATCCGTCAAGATGGAGAGCAGATGGA
The sequence above is a segment of the Streptococcus oralis ATCC 35037 genome. Coding sequences within it:
- the asnS gene encoding asparagine--tRNA ligase, which gives rise to MTKRVTIIDVKDYVGQEVTIGAWVANKSGKGKIAFLQLRDGTAFFQGVAFKPNFIEKFGEEVGLEKFDVIKRLSQETSVYVTGIVKEDERSKFGYELDITDIEVIGESQDYPITPKEHGTDFLMDNRHLWLRSRKQVAVMQIRNAIIYTTYEFFDKNGFMKFDSPILSGNAAEDSTELFETDYFGTPAYLSQSGQLYLEAGAMALGRVFDFGPVFRAEKSKTRRHLTEFWMMDAEYSYLTHDESLDLQEAYVKALLQGVLDRAPQALETLERDTELLKRYIAEPFKRITYDQAIDLLQEHENDEDADYEHLEHGDDFGSPHETWISNHFGVPTFVMNYPAAIKAFYMKPVPGNPERVLCADLLAPEGYGEIIGGSMREEDYDALVAKMEELGMDRTEYEFYLDLRKYGTVPHGGFGIGIERMVTFAAGTKHIREAIPFPRMLHRIKP
- a CDS encoding pyridoxal phosphate-dependent aminotransferase, producing the protein MKLSKRVLEMEESITLASDARAKALKAQGKDVLFLTLGQPDFHTPENIQDAAVEAIRDGRASFYTVASGLPELKAAVNTYFERYYGYSVAANEVTFATGAKFSLYTFFMAVVNPGDEVIIPTPYWVSYGDQVKMAEGVPVFVQAKEDNHFKVTVEQLEAARTDKTKILVLNSPSNPTGMIYSREELLAIGNWAVAHDVLILADDIYGRLVYNGNEFVPISSLSEAIRKQTIVINGVSKAYAMTGWRVGYAVGNPEIIAAMSKLTGQTTSNLTAVSQYATIEALTGPQDSVETMRQAFEERLNTIYPLLCQVPGFEVVKPQGAFYLFPNVKKAMEMKGYTDVTEFTTAILEEVGLALITGAGFGAPENVRLSYATDLDTLKEAIRRLHQFMEK
- a CDS encoding DUF5590 domain-containing protein, with amino-acid sequence MKLRQKKAKNKLLLQYGIGIALVVLVMTTSFLYLISLSMKPYQDARVEGEKLAKQYAELEKADQVDFYNGLEGYYSVLGHNKKQEAIAVLIEKNDHKIYVYQLDKGISQDKAATISREKGASDIDKITFGRYQDKPIWEVKSGKQYYLVDFETGAVIQ
- a CDS encoding MarR family winged helix-turn-helix transcriptional regulator — protein: MKQYLKEKISDNQLDLKTAIVLNKAIRTFKPYEAKAAKEHGLTPTQFSVLETLYSKGELRIQDLIEKMLATSGNMTVVIRNMVRDGWISRTCDPKDRRSFFLKLTPAGRRKIEEVLPDHIDSIVEALSILEDGEKEDLIQILKKFKNL
- a CDS encoding NADPH-dependent FMN reductase codes for the protein MSKKVLFIVGSLRQGSFNHQMALEAEKALAGKAEVSYLDYSAVPLFSQDLEVPTHPAVAAAREAVLAADAIWIFSPVYNFSIPGTVKNLLDWLSRAIDLSDTRGASALQDKFVTVSSVANAGHDQLFAIYKDLLPFIRTQVVGDFTAARVNDSAWADGKLVLEEATASSLAKQADDLLVAIN
- the yaaA gene encoding peroxide stress protein YaaA; its protein translation is MKILIPTAKEMNTDHPCIEALPLREESQVVLDSLAHYSASELETFYKVSAEKAEEEYAHIQALKDHRAKHYPALKLFDGLMYRHIKRDELTKAEQTYLENHVLITSALYGVVPALSPMAPHRLDFLMKLKVAGKTLKSHWKSAYDEALEDEDLIFSLLSSEFETVFSKEIREKIVTFKFMEDKAGQLKIHSTISKKARGAFLTALIEGQVHTVEQARKLRFAGFDYRPDLSSDLELVFVKQA
- a CDS encoding DUF3953 domain-containing protein; the protein is MIFIEYKNRFSQFKEKKDKFLSILTSLAGTALVLVAIWLGWPK
- a CDS encoding peptide deformylase, whose amino-acid sequence is MEKKIVRDVLFLSQVSKPASQEDLYLAKDLQDTLLANRETCVGLAANMIGVQKRVIIFNLGLVPMVMFNPVLLSYIGPYETEEGCLSLTGVRSTTRYETITVSYRDSKWQEQTITLTGFPAQICQHELDHLEGRII
- a CDS encoding cation-translocating P-type ATPase, whose protein sequence is MSKEQKRQAFYTQSPEEVLKSVEATEQGLSSSEAQKRLAEYGRNELEEGEKKSLLVKFIEQFKDLMIIILVAAAILSVVTSGGEDIADAIIILAVVIINAAFGVYQEGKAEEAIEALKSMSSPAARVIRDGHMAEIDSKELVPGDIVALEAGDVVPADLRLLEANSLKIEEAALTGESVPVEKDLTVELSADAGIGDRVNMAFQNSNVTYGRGLGVVVNTGMYTEVGHIAGMLQDADETDTPLKQNLNNLSKVLTYAILVIALVTFVVGVFIQGKNPLGELMTSVALAVAAIPEGLPAIVTIVLALGTQVLAKRNSIVRKLPAVETLGSTEIIASDKTGTLTMNKMTVEKVFYDAVLHDSADDIELGLEMPLLRSVVLANDTKIDAEGNLIGDPTETAFIQYALDKGYDVKGFLEQYPRVAELPFDSDRKLMSTVHPLPDGKFLVAVKGAPDQLLKRCVARDKAGDVAPIDEKVNDLIHTNNSEMAHQALRVLAGAYKIVDSIPENLTSEELENNLIFTGLIGMIDPERAEAAEAVRVAKEAGIRPIMITGDHQDTAEAIAKRLGIIDENDSEDHVLTGAELNELSDEEFEKVVGQYSVYARVSPEHKVRIVKAWQKQGKVVAMTGDGVNDAPALKTADIGIGMGITGTEVSKGASDMILADDNFATIIVAVEEGRKVFSNIQKTIQYLLSANTAEVLTIFLSTLFGWDVLQPVHLLWINLVTDTFPAIALGVEPAEPGVMTHKPRGRKSSFFSGGVLSSIIYQGVLQAAIVMSVYGLAIAYPVHVGDNHAIHADALTMAFATLGLIQLFHAYNVKSVYQSILTVGPFKSKTFNWSILVSFILLMATIVVEPLEGIFHVTKLDLSQWAIVLAGSFSMILIVEIVKFVQRKLGLDKNAI
- the mntE gene encoding CDF family manganese efflux transporter MntE, which codes for MNQSMSNLKLAERGAIISISTYLLLSAAKLATGHLLHSSSLVADGFNNVSDIIGNVALLIGIRMARQPADRDHRFGHWKIEDLASLITSIIMFYVGFDVLRDTIQKILSREQTPIDPLGATLGIISAAVMFAVYLYNTRLSKKSKSKALKAAAKDNLSDAVTSLGTSIAILASSFNYPIVDKLVAIIITFFILKTAYDIFIESSFSLSDGFDDRLLEDYQKAIMEIPKISKVKSQRGRTYGSNIYLDITLEMNPDLSVYESHEIADQVESMLEERFGVFDTDVHIEPAPIPEDEILDNVYKKLLMREQLIDQGNQLEELLAEDFLYIRQDGEQMDKEAYKAEKELSATIKNIQITSISQKTKLICYELDGIVHTSIWRRHETWQNIFHQETKKEDKQ